One Accipiter gentilis chromosome 25, bAccGen1.1, whole genome shotgun sequence genomic region harbors:
- the LRFN5 gene encoding leucine-rich repeat and fibronectin type-III domain-containing protein 5 isoform X2, which translates to MEKLLLFLLFIGIAVRAQICPKRCVCQILSPNLATLCAKKGLLFVPPNIDRRTVELRLADNFVTNIKRKDFANMTSLVDLTLSRNTISFITPHAFADLRNLRALHLNSNRLTKITNDMFSGLSNLHHLILNNNQLTLISSTAFDDVLALEELDLSYNNLETIPWDAVEKMVSLHTLSLDHNMIDHIPKGTFSHLHKMTRLDVTSNKLQKLPPDPLFQRAQVLATSGIISPSTFALSFGGNPLHCNCELLWLRRLSREDDLETCASPTLLSGRYFWSIPEEEFLCEPPLITRHTHELRVLEGQRAALRCKARGDPEPAIHWISPEGKLISNATRSVVYDNGTLDILITTVKDTGSFTCIASNPAGEATQTVDLHIIKLPHLLNSTNHIHEPDPGSSDISTSTKSGSNASSSNGDTKVSQDKKVVVAEATSSTALLKFNFQRNIPGIRMFQIQYNGTYDDSLVYRMIPPTSKTFLVNNLAAGTVYDLCVLAIYDDGITSLTATRVVGCTQFTTEQDYVRCHFMQSQFLGGTMIIIIGGIIVASVLVFIIILMIRYKVCNNNGQQKATKVSNVYSQTNGAQIQGCSGVLSQSMSKQAVGHEEVIQCCKAASDGVTQSPETGSSQDSATTTSALPPAWTSSTSVSQKQKRKPGPKPSSEPQSEAVSSIESQNTNRNNSTALQLASRPPDSVKGAPTYKRAQSKPKAGADPQDACPPPLPENVATDVLTRQKTIRFQLTED; encoded by the exons aaaactgcttttgtttctgctgttcATTGGCATAGCGGTGAGAGCTCAGATCTGCCCAAAGCGCTGTGTCTGTCAGATTTTGTCTCCGAACCTTGCCACCCTTTGTGCCAAGAAAGGGCTCTTATTTGTTCCTCCCAACATTGACAGGAGGACTGTGGAGTTAAGGCTGGCAGACAACTTTGTTACAAACATTAAAAGGAAAGACTTTGCCAATATGACCAGCCTGGTGGACCTGACGCTGTCCAGGAATACAATCAGTTTTATTACACCTCACGCATTTGCTGACTTGCGCAATTTGCGGGCTTTGCATTTGAACAGCAACCGATTGACTAAAATCACTAATGACATGTTCAGTGGACTCTCCAATCTTCACCACTTGATACTTAACAACAACCAGCTGACTTTAATTTCTTCCACAGCTTTCGATGATGTTTTAGCTCTTGAGGAATTGGATTTGTCTTACAACAATCTGGAAACCATCCCCTGGGATGCAGTGGAGAAGATGGTTAGTTTGCACACTCTCAGTCTAGACCACAACATGATTGATCATATTCCTAAGGGGACGTTCTCCCACCTCCACAAGATGACCAGGTTGGACGTCACGTCTAACAAACTGCAGAAGCTACCACCTGATCCTCTCTTCCAGCGAGCTCAGGTACTAGCAACCTCAGGAATTATCAGCCCCTCGACTTTTGCATTGAGCTTTGGTGGGAACCCTTTGCATTGCAACTGTGAGCTTTTGTGGCTGAGGCGTCTTTCGAGGGAGGATGACCTGGAGACTTGTGCTTCTCCCACGCTCTTGTCCGGCCGGTACTTCTGGTCGATCCCCGAGGAGGAGTTCTTGTGTGAGCCTCCTCTCATCACCCGGCACACCCATGAGCTGCGGGTGCTGGAGGGCCAGCGGGCAGCACTGCGGTGTAAGGCCCGGGGGGACCCTGAACCAGCAATTCATTGGATTTCACCCGAGGGCAAACTGATTTCAAATGCAACGAGGTCCGTGGTGTACGACAACGGGACGCTCGACATCCTTATAACGACGGTGAAGGATACGGGCTCCTTCACCTGCATTGCTTCCAATCCGGCTGGGGAGGCCACGCAGACGGTAGACCTGCACATCATCAAACTCCCCCACTTGCTGAACAGCACGAACCACATCCACGAGCCTGACCCCGGCTCCTCGGATATCTCCACTTCCACCAAGTCGGGCTCCAACGCGAGCAGTAGCAATGGGGATACGAAAGTCAGCCAAGATAAGAAGGTGGTCGTTGCGGAAGCAACATCCTCTACTGCTCTGCTGAAATTCAATTTTCAGAGGAATATACCTGGGATACGTATGTTCCAAATCCAGTACAACGGTACTTACGATGACTCCCTTGTTTACAG AATGATACCTCCCACGAGCAAAACCTTCCTGGTCAACAACCTGGCCGCTGGGACTGTGTACGACCTGTGCGTCCTGGCCATCTATGATGATGGGATCACATCGCTCACCGCCACCAGGGTGGTGGGCTGCACGCAGTTCACCACCGAGCAGGATTACGTGCGCTGCCACTTCATGCAGTCCCAGTTCCTGGGTGGGACCATGATTATCATCATTGGTGGGATCATCGTGGCCTCCGTGCTTGTGTTCATCATCATCCTCATGATCCGCTACAAGGTGTGCAACAACAACGGGCAGCAGAAGGCCACCAAGGTCAGCAACGTGTACTCGCAGACGAACGGGGCTCAGATCCAGGGCTGCAGCGGGGTGCTGTCGCAGTCGATGTCCAAGCAGGCTGTCGGGCATGAAGAGGTCATCCAGTGCTGCAAGGCTGCCAGCGACGGCGTGACGCAGTCGCCGGAGACCGGCTCCAGCCAGGACTCGGCCACCACTACCTCCGCTTTGCCTCCCGCCTGGACTTCCAGCACTTCTGTCTCCCAGAAGCAGAAGCGAAAGCCGGGGCCAAAGCCAAGCAGCGAGCCGCAGAGTGAAGCTGTCAGCAGTATCGAGTCCCAAAACACTAACAGAAATAACTCCACTGCCCTGCAGTTAGCTAGCCGTCCCCCCGACTCTGTCAAAGGGGCCCCCACGTACAAAAGAGCACAATCAAAGCCAA
- the LRFN5 gene encoding leucine-rich repeat and fibronectin type-III domain-containing protein 5 isoform X1, whose amino-acid sequence MEKLLLFLLFIGIAVRAQICPKRCVCQILSPNLATLCAKKGLLFVPPNIDRRTVELRLADNFVTNIKRKDFANMTSLVDLTLSRNTISFITPHAFADLRNLRALHLNSNRLTKITNDMFSGLSNLHHLILNNNQLTLISSTAFDDVLALEELDLSYNNLETIPWDAVEKMVSLHTLSLDHNMIDHIPKGTFSHLHKMTRLDVTSNKLQKLPPDPLFQRAQVLATSGIISPSTFALSFGGNPLHCNCELLWLRRLSREDDLETCASPTLLSGRYFWSIPEEEFLCEPPLITRHTHELRVLEGQRAALRCKARGDPEPAIHWISPEGKLISNATRSVVYDNGTLDILITTVKDTGSFTCIASNPAGEATQTVDLHIIKLPHLLNSTNHIHEPDPGSSDISTSTKSGSNASSSNGDTKVSQDKKVVVAEATSSTALLKFNFQRNIPGIRMFQIQYNGTYDDSLVYRMIPPTSKTFLVNNLAAGTVYDLCVLAIYDDGITSLTATRVVGCTQFTTEQDYVRCHFMQSQFLGGTMIIIIGGIIVASVLVFIIILMIRYKVCNNNGQQKATKVSNVYSQTNGAQIQGCSGVLSQSMSKQAVGHEEVIQCCKAASDGVTQSPETGSSQDSATTTSALPPAWTSSTSVSQKQKRKPGPKPSSEPQSEAVSSIESQNTNRNNSTALQLASRPPDSVKGAPTYKRAQSKPSKFLTLPADASRAKRRLSLGGELMESRCLGSAWGAGGLRSKRSMSMNGMLVQSDSSDVDSGKATFSSSEWILESTV is encoded by the exons aaaactgcttttgtttctgctgttcATTGGCATAGCGGTGAGAGCTCAGATCTGCCCAAAGCGCTGTGTCTGTCAGATTTTGTCTCCGAACCTTGCCACCCTTTGTGCCAAGAAAGGGCTCTTATTTGTTCCTCCCAACATTGACAGGAGGACTGTGGAGTTAAGGCTGGCAGACAACTTTGTTACAAACATTAAAAGGAAAGACTTTGCCAATATGACCAGCCTGGTGGACCTGACGCTGTCCAGGAATACAATCAGTTTTATTACACCTCACGCATTTGCTGACTTGCGCAATTTGCGGGCTTTGCATTTGAACAGCAACCGATTGACTAAAATCACTAATGACATGTTCAGTGGACTCTCCAATCTTCACCACTTGATACTTAACAACAACCAGCTGACTTTAATTTCTTCCACAGCTTTCGATGATGTTTTAGCTCTTGAGGAATTGGATTTGTCTTACAACAATCTGGAAACCATCCCCTGGGATGCAGTGGAGAAGATGGTTAGTTTGCACACTCTCAGTCTAGACCACAACATGATTGATCATATTCCTAAGGGGACGTTCTCCCACCTCCACAAGATGACCAGGTTGGACGTCACGTCTAACAAACTGCAGAAGCTACCACCTGATCCTCTCTTCCAGCGAGCTCAGGTACTAGCAACCTCAGGAATTATCAGCCCCTCGACTTTTGCATTGAGCTTTGGTGGGAACCCTTTGCATTGCAACTGTGAGCTTTTGTGGCTGAGGCGTCTTTCGAGGGAGGATGACCTGGAGACTTGTGCTTCTCCCACGCTCTTGTCCGGCCGGTACTTCTGGTCGATCCCCGAGGAGGAGTTCTTGTGTGAGCCTCCTCTCATCACCCGGCACACCCATGAGCTGCGGGTGCTGGAGGGCCAGCGGGCAGCACTGCGGTGTAAGGCCCGGGGGGACCCTGAACCAGCAATTCATTGGATTTCACCCGAGGGCAAACTGATTTCAAATGCAACGAGGTCCGTGGTGTACGACAACGGGACGCTCGACATCCTTATAACGACGGTGAAGGATACGGGCTCCTTCACCTGCATTGCTTCCAATCCGGCTGGGGAGGCCACGCAGACGGTAGACCTGCACATCATCAAACTCCCCCACTTGCTGAACAGCACGAACCACATCCACGAGCCTGACCCCGGCTCCTCGGATATCTCCACTTCCACCAAGTCGGGCTCCAACGCGAGCAGTAGCAATGGGGATACGAAAGTCAGCCAAGATAAGAAGGTGGTCGTTGCGGAAGCAACATCCTCTACTGCTCTGCTGAAATTCAATTTTCAGAGGAATATACCTGGGATACGTATGTTCCAAATCCAGTACAACGGTACTTACGATGACTCCCTTGTTTACAG AATGATACCTCCCACGAGCAAAACCTTCCTGGTCAACAACCTGGCCGCTGGGACTGTGTACGACCTGTGCGTCCTGGCCATCTATGATGATGGGATCACATCGCTCACCGCCACCAGGGTGGTGGGCTGCACGCAGTTCACCACCGAGCAGGATTACGTGCGCTGCCACTTCATGCAGTCCCAGTTCCTGGGTGGGACCATGATTATCATCATTGGTGGGATCATCGTGGCCTCCGTGCTTGTGTTCATCATCATCCTCATGATCCGCTACAAGGTGTGCAACAACAACGGGCAGCAGAAGGCCACCAAGGTCAGCAACGTGTACTCGCAGACGAACGGGGCTCAGATCCAGGGCTGCAGCGGGGTGCTGTCGCAGTCGATGTCCAAGCAGGCTGTCGGGCATGAAGAGGTCATCCAGTGCTGCAAGGCTGCCAGCGACGGCGTGACGCAGTCGCCGGAGACCGGCTCCAGCCAGGACTCGGCCACCACTACCTCCGCTTTGCCTCCCGCCTGGACTTCCAGCACTTCTGTCTCCCAGAAGCAGAAGCGAAAGCCGGGGCCAAAGCCAAGCAGCGAGCCGCAGAGTGAAGCTGTCAGCAGTATCGAGTCCCAAAACACTAACAGAAATAACTCCACTGCCCTGCAGTTAGCTAGCCGTCCCCCCGACTCTGTCAAAGGGGCCCCCACGTACAAAAGAGCACAATCAAAGCCAAGTAAGTTCCTCACTTTGCCAGCTGACGCATCCCGAGCCAAGCGCAGGCTCTCCCTGGGCGGCGAGCTGATGGAGTCCCGCTGCCTCGGCAGCGCCTGGGGCGCAGGTGGATTGCGGTCCAAAAGGAGCATGTCCATGAACGGGATGCTAGTCCAGTCAGACAGCTCTGATGTGGATAGTGGAAAAGCAACTTTCTCCAGTTCTGAGTGGATATTGGAAAGCACTGTgtga